A region of Myxococcus stipitatus DSM 14675 DNA encodes the following proteins:
- a CDS encoding YsnF/AvaK domain-containing protein, translating into MFQRSDIKEGMVVRSIDGEKLGKVFAMGDDAFHIERGLFFPKDYRVAFTDVSELRDGEVVLTRGKESLQQVSEAQATRASEGRTVTETTTTRIREADIEAPTASVTPLTGEPGARRDASYRAELDTEPFRADSGDISIPVHRERLNVEKHDTKAGELRVRKDVVEEEEVVRVPVRHERVRVERRAVTSDRPAMSAAFKEETIVVPLHAEEVEVTKRSVLDEEVVIHRDVVEEERRIAEMVRHENVEIRTEGDVDAPRTLNATSDDPALTRS; encoded by the coding sequence ATGTTCCAGCGCAGCGACATCAAGGAAGGAATGGTCGTCCGCAGCATCGACGGCGAGAAGCTCGGCAAGGTATTCGCCATGGGCGACGACGCGTTCCACATCGAGCGGGGGCTGTTCTTCCCCAAGGACTACCGCGTCGCCTTCACGGACGTGAGCGAGCTGCGCGACGGCGAGGTCGTCCTCACCCGAGGCAAGGAGTCGCTCCAGCAGGTCTCCGAGGCCCAGGCCACTCGCGCCAGCGAGGGGCGCACCGTGACGGAGACCACCACCACGCGCATCCGCGAGGCGGATATCGAAGCGCCCACCGCCTCCGTCACGCCCCTGACGGGAGAGCCTGGCGCCCGCCGGGACGCAAGCTACCGGGCGGAGCTGGACACCGAGCCGTTCCGGGCCGACAGCGGCGACATCTCCATCCCGGTCCACCGGGAGCGGCTGAACGTGGAGAAGCACGACACGAAGGCGGGCGAGCTGCGCGTACGCAAGGACGTCGTCGAGGAGGAAGAGGTGGTGCGGGTCCCCGTCCGCCACGAGCGCGTCCGCGTGGAGCGCCGGGCGGTGACGTCGGACCGGCCCGCGATGAGCGCCGCGTTCAAGGAAGAGACCATCGTCGTCCCCCTGCACGCCGAGGAAGTGGAGGTCACCAAGCGCTCCGTCCTGGATGAAGAGGTCGTCATCCACCGCGACGTCGTCGAGGAGGAGCGCCGCATCGCGGAGATGGTGCGCCACGAGAACGTGGAGATTCGCACCGAGGGCGACGTGGACGCGCCGCGCACGCTCAACGCCACGTCGGACGACCCGGCGCTGACCCGCTCCTGA
- a CDS encoding serine/threonine-protein kinase: MEFPSLETEVAFLRGLVAVQRMSDDILEDCLQRGLTLDAGLDVFLTQCARMVHAPAGFVSLRGTRGPVLTRVLGDLGVDVFEAASWRGPRRLPNGRMLFCTRLTLGSLDMGGLGLAVGGAFEDGGKLVMKLVEAIGEQLDTAVLAFLALMDGQGPLERLDELSVDDTPVPKGRIGKYEVLTPLGTGGMAQVLVARAQGPEGLGRLVALKRILPHLTADPAIVGQFLDEARIGLRLSHPNLVHVYDFGEAQGAYFIAMELVRGVDLDRLLRAQQGPLTPAQAVAVVVQGLGGLHAAHQLRGEDGKPLHLVHRDLSPHNLMVGFDGRVKVLDFGVAKARAQRTVTLPGIVKGKPLYMSPEQARGQRLDARSDLFAMGLLLYEALTWTRAFDRGDELSSMKAICDEPLPRPESIPRPLWEVMEVALAKSPAARFANAQEMADRLTEVVTPVKDAELARLTARYFPDRLRELQSLDLTRAAGRAQVAPGLAHDPQEDIDTEPRAPPPPRKNVAR; the protein is encoded by the coding sequence GTGGAATTCCCATCCCTGGAGACAGAGGTCGCGTTCCTGCGCGGGCTGGTGGCCGTGCAGCGGATGTCGGACGACATCCTGGAAGACTGCCTTCAGCGCGGGCTGACGCTGGACGCGGGGTTGGACGTCTTCCTCACGCAATGCGCGCGCATGGTGCACGCGCCCGCGGGGTTCGTGTCCCTGCGGGGCACGCGGGGCCCGGTGCTGACGCGGGTGCTGGGCGACTTGGGCGTGGACGTCTTCGAGGCCGCGTCCTGGCGAGGCCCTCGCCGGCTGCCCAACGGGCGGATGTTGTTCTGCACGCGGCTGACGCTGGGGAGCCTGGACATGGGCGGCCTGGGCCTGGCCGTGGGCGGCGCCTTCGAGGATGGTGGCAAGCTGGTGATGAAGCTGGTGGAGGCCATCGGCGAGCAGCTGGACACGGCGGTGCTGGCCTTCCTGGCGCTGATGGATGGGCAGGGCCCGCTGGAGCGGCTGGACGAGCTGTCGGTGGACGACACGCCCGTGCCCAAGGGCCGCATCGGCAAGTACGAGGTGCTCACGCCGCTGGGCACCGGCGGCATGGCGCAGGTGCTGGTGGCGCGGGCGCAGGGGCCGGAGGGCCTGGGGCGCCTGGTGGCCCTCAAGCGCATCCTCCCGCACCTGACGGCGGACCCCGCCATCGTCGGGCAGTTCCTGGACGAGGCGCGCATCGGCCTGCGGCTGTCGCACCCCAACCTGGTGCACGTCTACGACTTCGGCGAGGCGCAGGGGGCGTACTTCATCGCCATGGAGCTGGTGCGGGGCGTGGACCTGGACCGCCTCCTGCGCGCGCAGCAGGGGCCGCTGACGCCCGCGCAGGCGGTGGCGGTGGTGGTGCAGGGGCTGGGCGGCCTCCACGCGGCGCACCAGCTGCGGGGCGAGGACGGCAAGCCGCTGCACCTGGTGCACCGGGACTTGTCGCCGCACAACCTGATGGTCGGCTTCGACGGGCGCGTGAAGGTGTTGGACTTCGGCGTGGCGAAGGCGCGCGCGCAGCGCACGGTGACGCTGCCGGGCATCGTGAAGGGCAAGCCGCTCTACATGTCCCCGGAGCAGGCCCGAGGCCAGCGGCTGGATGCGCGCAGCGACTTGTTCGCCATGGGCCTCTTGCTCTACGAGGCCCTGACGTGGACGCGCGCGTTCGACCGGGGCGACGAGCTCAGCTCCATGAAGGCCATCTGCGACGAGCCGCTGCCCCGCCCGGAGTCCATCCCCCGGCCGCTGTGGGAGGTGATGGAGGTCGCGCTCGCCAAGTCGCCGGCCGCGCGCTTCGCCAACGCGCAGGAGATGGCGGACCGGCTGACGGAGGTCGTCACGCCGGTGAAGGACGCGGAGCTGGCGCGGCTGACGGCGCGCTACTTCCCGGACCGGCTGCGGGAGCTCCAGTCGCTGGACCTGACGCGCGCGGCGGGCCGGGCCCAGGTGGCGCCCGGCCTGGCGCACGACCCCCAGGAGGACATCGACACGGAGCCTCGGGCCCCGCCGCCGCCTCGGAAGAACGTGGCGCGCTGA
- the dnaK gene encoding molecular chaperone DnaK, with the protein MGKVIGIDLGTTNSCVAVMEGGEPVVIPNSEGSRTTPSMVGFTDSGERLVGQIAKRQAITNPENTVFAVKRLIGRKFDSPEAKKAIGISAFKVSSSPNGDAWVEIRGKGHSPPEISAIVLMKMKQTAEDYLGEPVTEAVITVPAYFNDSQRQATKDAGRIAGLNVLRIINEPTAAALAYGLDKVKDGGTERVAVYDLGGGTFDISILELTAGVFEVKSTNGDTFLGGEDFDQRLIDYLAKRFAEQNNGLDLRRDRMALQRLKEAAERAKHELSSAPETEVNLPFITADASGPKHLTETVDRATFEALVGDLVDRTIEPCKIALKDAGLTAQAINQVLLVGGMTRMPRVQQKVREFFGKEPHKGINPDEVVAVGAAIQGGVLKGEVKDVLLLDVTPLSLGVETAGGVFTKIIDKNTTIPCKKSQVFSTAVDNQPLVSVHVLQGEREMAADNKTLARFELVGIPPAPRGVPQIEVSFDIDANGIVHVSAKDLGTGKVQQVRVVGNSGLSEQEIQAMISDAQSHASDDKKKKELAELRNNADGLIYTTEKSLEEYASLLSEKDREEIKADLERLKGLLNTTDANALKEAFQRLEGSAYRIADAIYTGQAS; encoded by the coding sequence ATGGGCAAGGTGATTGGAATCGACCTTGGGACGACCAACTCGTGCGTCGCCGTCATGGAGGGCGGCGAGCCAGTGGTCATCCCCAATAGCGAGGGCAGCCGCACCACGCCTTCCATGGTGGGCTTCACCGACTCCGGTGAGCGGCTGGTGGGCCAGATTGCCAAGCGGCAGGCCATCACCAACCCAGAGAACACCGTCTTCGCCGTGAAGCGGCTGATTGGCCGGAAGTTCGACTCGCCCGAGGCGAAGAAGGCCATTGGCATCAGCGCGTTCAAGGTCTCCTCCAGCCCCAACGGCGACGCGTGGGTGGAGATTCGCGGCAAGGGCCACAGCCCGCCGGAGATCTCCGCCATCGTGTTGATGAAGATGAAGCAGACGGCGGAGGACTACCTCGGCGAGCCCGTCACCGAGGCGGTCATCACCGTCCCCGCGTACTTCAACGACAGCCAGCGCCAGGCGACGAAGGACGCGGGCCGCATCGCGGGCCTCAACGTCCTGCGCATCATCAACGAGCCCACCGCGGCGGCGCTCGCCTACGGCCTGGACAAGGTGAAGGACGGTGGCACGGAGCGCGTGGCCGTCTACGACCTGGGCGGCGGCACGTTCGATATCTCCATCCTGGAGCTGACCGCCGGCGTCTTCGAGGTGAAGAGCACCAACGGCGACACGTTCCTGGGCGGCGAGGACTTCGACCAGCGGCTCATCGACTACCTGGCCAAGCGCTTCGCCGAGCAGAACAACGGGCTGGATTTGCGCCGCGACCGCATGGCGCTCCAGCGCCTGAAGGAGGCCGCCGAGCGCGCCAAGCACGAGCTGTCCAGCGCGCCGGAGACGGAGGTGAACCTGCCGTTCATCACCGCGGATGCGTCCGGCCCCAAGCACCTGACGGAGACGGTGGACCGCGCCACGTTCGAGGCGCTGGTGGGCGACCTGGTCGACCGCACCATCGAGCCCTGCAAGATTGCCCTGAAGGACGCGGGGCTGACGGCGCAGGCCATCAACCAGGTGCTGCTGGTGGGCGGCATGACGCGCATGCCGCGCGTGCAGCAGAAGGTGCGCGAGTTCTTCGGCAAGGAGCCGCACAAGGGCATCAACCCGGACGAGGTCGTCGCCGTGGGCGCGGCCATCCAGGGCGGCGTGCTCAAGGGCGAGGTGAAGGACGTCCTCCTCCTGGACGTCACGCCGCTGTCCCTGGGCGTGGAGACGGCCGGCGGCGTCTTCACCAAAATCATCGACAAGAACACCACCATCCCCTGCAAGAAGAGCCAGGTGTTCTCCACCGCGGTGGACAACCAGCCGCTGGTGAGCGTGCACGTGCTCCAGGGTGAGCGCGAGATGGCGGCGGACAACAAGACGCTGGCCCGCTTCGAGCTCGTGGGCATCCCCCCGGCGCCGCGCGGCGTGCCGCAGATTGAGGTGTCGTTCGACATCGACGCCAACGGCATCGTGCACGTCAGCGCCAAGGATTTGGGCACCGGCAAGGTCCAGCAGGTGCGCGTGGTGGGCAACTCCGGCCTGTCGGAGCAGGAGATCCAGGCCATGATCTCCGACGCCCAGTCGCACGCGTCCGACGACAAGAAGAAGAAGGAATTGGCGGAGCTGCGCAACAACGCCGACGGGCTCATCTACACCACGGAGAAGAGCCTGGAGGAGTACGCCAGCCTCCTGTCGGAGAAGGACCGCGAGGAGATCAAGGCGGACCTGGAGCGGCTCAAGGGCCTGCTCAACACCACCGACGCCAACGCCCTCAAGGAGGCGTTCCAGCGCCTGGAGGGCAGCGCCTACCGCATCGCCGACGCCATCTACACGGGGCAGGCCAGCTAG
- the grpE gene encoding nucleotide exchange factor GrpE: MRGVAGTSEKDSIQAEIGQDVIDAAVRSVERHMEDGAVTVEVEAPAAAADEVSLVSPEASETSTPSETAPVTAEEVAALRQEVEALKAQLEFSQAKGRETMERLREAHERAKEAQERTVRAAADLENYRKRAQKEKEEVQRFGSEKLLKDLLPVMDNMDRALEAASKSPDIDSFQKGVAMTRKSFEDALGRHGVKSFSAKGQPFDPRLHEAIQQVETNEVPPGHVTYEVVRGFFLNERLVRPAMVVVARAPAEVAAESAQAPSPAPEPTPDAAVQPSDSNSGGSQ; the protein is encoded by the coding sequence GTGCGCGGCGTGGCCGGCACCAGTGAAAAGGACAGCATCCAGGCGGAAATCGGGCAGGACGTCATCGACGCGGCGGTCCGCAGCGTCGAGCGTCACATGGAGGACGGGGCGGTGACCGTCGAGGTGGAGGCCCCCGCGGCCGCCGCCGACGAGGTCTCCCTCGTCTCCCCCGAGGCTTCCGAGACTTCCACCCCCTCCGAGACGGCGCCCGTGACGGCCGAGGAGGTCGCGGCCTTGCGCCAGGAAGTGGAGGCGCTCAAGGCCCAGCTCGAGTTCAGCCAGGCCAAGGGCCGCGAGACGATGGAGCGCCTGCGCGAGGCCCATGAGCGGGCCAAGGAAGCGCAGGAGCGCACCGTGCGCGCCGCCGCGGACCTGGAGAACTACCGCAAGCGCGCGCAGAAGGAGAAGGAGGAGGTCCAGCGCTTCGGCTCGGAGAAGCTGCTCAAGGACCTGCTCCCGGTGATGGACAACATGGACCGCGCGCTCGAGGCTGCGTCCAAGTCCCCCGACATCGACAGCTTCCAGAAGGGCGTGGCCATGACGCGCAAGTCCTTCGAGGACGCGCTGGGCCGCCACGGCGTGAAGTCCTTCAGCGCGAAGGGCCAGCCGTTCGATCCGCGCCTGCACGAGGCCATCCAACAGGTGGAGACGAATGAAGTCCCGCCCGGCCACGTGACGTACGAGGTGGTGCGCGGCTTCTTCCTCAACGAGCGGTTGGTGCGTCCGGCGATGGTGGTCGTCGCGCGAGCCCCCGCCGAAGTCGCGGCCGAGTCCGCGCAGGCCCCGTCGCCGGCTCCGGAGCCGACGCCGGACGCCGCCGTGCAGCCGTCCGACAGCAATTCCGGGGGGAGTCAGTAA
- a CDS encoding putative Ig domain-containing protein, which produces MSIIRVAATFVVLSLLSACSGSNHEDPSGGPKLPTAELVDTTVGATYEVVLTATGGTAPYFYSMNEDPPPGFSFYSADGKLTGPASASGQYAVKVTVRDAEKTQDTRTYNLKVWPAPVLSSVVPPNAQTGGNYSHLFSITGGRPPLVFSVAEGALPAGLTLSQEGELSGVARQTGTSIFTVSAQDASGVKVTARFSMEVKQGTGTPDSGPNPSGSFPLSVGNWNIEFFGDPGAGPTDDTLQRNNVATVINSTDVDLWGLAEVVSTTEFNTLKSQLPGYDGFLANDARVTSGTGYYDTDEQKVGVLYKSGVVEVLQARLILTQYNYEFGTRPPLRVDLRIKRGTATVDMTLVVLHMKAMATSADYTRRRDAGQQLKAYLDTNLPTQRVMVVGDWNDDLDTSIVSGYDTPYRNFLNDPARYGFITHSLTMAGETSTVSYRNFIDHQLASNEMQAHYVPGSAASLRPTVTNYGKSTSDHYPIISRYDLGQVDPPNLAPPAPDTLGLQGEAAGFTIH; this is translated from the coding sequence ATGTCCATCATCCGCGTGGCCGCGACATTCGTGGTCCTGTCCCTTCTGAGCGCATGCTCGGGCAGCAACCACGAAGACCCTTCCGGGGGTCCCAAGCTCCCCACCGCGGAGCTGGTCGACACCACCGTGGGCGCCACCTACGAGGTGGTCCTGACGGCCACGGGCGGCACCGCGCCCTACTTCTACAGCATGAACGAGGACCCCCCTCCGGGCTTCTCGTTCTACTCGGCCGACGGGAAGCTCACCGGGCCCGCCAGCGCCTCCGGGCAGTACGCCGTCAAGGTGACGGTGCGCGACGCGGAGAAGACGCAGGACACGCGGACGTACAACCTGAAGGTGTGGCCCGCGCCGGTGCTCTCCTCCGTCGTACCGCCCAACGCCCAGACGGGCGGCAACTACTCGCACCTGTTCTCCATCACCGGCGGGCGGCCGCCCCTGGTGTTCTCCGTGGCGGAGGGTGCGCTGCCCGCGGGCCTGACGCTGTCGCAGGAAGGGGAGCTGTCGGGCGTCGCGCGCCAGACGGGCACCAGCATCTTCACCGTGAGCGCGCAGGACGCCAGCGGCGTGAAGGTGACGGCCCGCTTCTCCATGGAGGTGAAGCAGGGCACGGGGACTCCGGACTCCGGCCCCAACCCGTCGGGAAGCTTCCCCCTGTCCGTGGGCAACTGGAACATCGAGTTCTTCGGAGACCCGGGCGCGGGGCCCACGGACGACACGCTCCAGCGCAACAACGTGGCGACGGTCATCAACAGCACGGACGTCGACCTCTGGGGTCTGGCGGAGGTGGTGAGCACCACGGAGTTCAACACGCTGAAGTCCCAGCTCCCCGGCTACGACGGCTTCCTGGCGAACGACGCCCGCGTCACGTCGGGCACGGGCTATTACGACACGGACGAGCAGAAGGTGGGCGTGCTCTACAAGTCGGGCGTGGTGGAGGTGCTCCAGGCCCGGCTCATCCTGACCCAGTACAACTACGAGTTCGGGACCCGCCCTCCCCTGCGCGTGGACCTGCGCATCAAGCGGGGCACCGCCACCGTGGACATGACCCTGGTGGTGCTGCACATGAAGGCGATGGCCACCTCGGCGGACTACACCCGGCGAAGGGACGCGGGGCAGCAGCTCAAGGCCTACCTGGACACCAACCTCCCCACGCAGCGGGTGATGGTGGTGGGCGACTGGAACGATGACCTGGATACGTCCATCGTGTCTGGCTACGACACGCCCTACCGCAACTTCCTGAACGACCCGGCCCGCTACGGCTTCATCACCCACTCGCTGACGATGGCGGGCGAGACCTCCACGGTGAGCTACCGCAACTTCATCGACCACCAGCTCGCCAGCAACGAGATGCAGGCGCACTACGTCCCGGGCTCGGCCGCCTCGCTGCGCCCGACGGTCACCAACTACGGCAAGAGCACCTCCGACCACTACCCCATCATCAGCCGCTATGACCTGGGGCAGGTGGACCCGCCGAACCTCGCCCCCCCGGCCCCGGACACCCTCGGGCTCCAGGGGGAAGCGGCCGGATTCACCATTCACTGA
- a CDS encoding RNA polymerase sigma factor: protein MLPGNDRSVLEAFRRGDAAVLTQVYRAYSPEVLRYLARRFAVGTDVGGTRTVTLSALDLDAAHQETFVRAFRPNMRQAYDGVRPYLGFLLTVARSTAIDLLRASGRVSREAVSLDEAPELTHLPNEGRNPEEEALGTEVRTLVRRFLDTQSEEGRALAQLRFVEGLSQEVAAERLQLTRGEVRVRERRLRTQFTDYLTSSGWLETAPEPRHLELGVLLATLALCTLGSVAP from the coding sequence GTGCTGCCTGGAAATGACCGCTCCGTCTTGGAGGCCTTCCGGCGTGGGGACGCGGCTGTCCTCACCCAGGTGTATCGCGCCTACTCGCCGGAGGTGCTGCGCTACCTGGCTCGCCGCTTCGCGGTGGGCACCGACGTGGGTGGGACCCGCACGGTGACGCTGTCCGCGCTGGACCTGGACGCCGCCCATCAGGAGACCTTCGTGCGCGCGTTTCGTCCCAACATGCGGCAGGCCTACGACGGGGTGCGCCCGTACCTGGGCTTCCTGCTGACGGTGGCGCGCTCCACGGCCATCGACCTGTTGCGGGCGTCGGGGCGGGTGTCGCGCGAGGCCGTGTCGCTCGACGAAGCGCCGGAGCTGACGCACCTCCCCAACGAGGGCCGCAACCCCGAGGAGGAAGCCCTGGGCACCGAGGTGCGGACGCTGGTGCGCCGCTTCCTGGACACGCAGTCCGAAGAGGGGCGCGCGCTCGCGCAGCTGCGCTTCGTGGAGGGCCTGTCCCAGGAGGTCGCCGCCGAGCGACTCCAGCTCACGCGAGGCGAGGTCCGCGTGCGGGAGCGCCGGCTGCGCACGCAGTTCACCGACTACCTGACGTCCTCGGGCTGGCTGGAGACGGCCCCCGAGCCCCGGCACCTGGAGCTGGGCGTCCTCCTGGCCACCCTCGCGCTGTGCACCCTGGGGAGCGTCGCGCCATGA
- a CDS encoding caspase family protein: MNKLGVLLGVAALLAARDASADAVIRRALVIAHNGSDDPSLPALRFADDDGVLWAETLQRLGVETTLLVDPDEATRAEARPVLAGARPPTPDEVKREVARLRAASLADDELGRETDVMVVYVGHGNTDDVGRAYFTLAGGRLDKAALYADVVDPLAADYVHLIVDACRASGVVGSRGGQMDAAVVAELRGMLAREQLATRPTVGAVFAESDDGETHEWSRLRAGVFSHVARSGVLGAADINGDGQVEYSELGAFVSASLRGVKGLPARLSVHAFAPTGSPRRPLVGPAPEGPSLMLSSQQALSRVSVEDTEGRRLADVRRAEDQYVMLRLPERDAYWVRTPTSEVRIPRAALAEGMPKLEPRELQERGPAEEALSRGLFAVPLDKDFYDQYVVTAGLVPVDFTHAFPPGTLGPVPSGGFSRTSLEPSPWELGLQGHQAPLGVGPFATGPSISYRREVLSAFYVGARGSYTLTPWATDGLRTYRATVQGLFGARDLFHTPLFLEAGLGWGALGVSLPGKYMGDLTVLTSHAALGVTRTGFGLRWRLAATGAMDRVTLDGANRWDGMLGMELSATTFR; this comes from the coding sequence ATGAACAAGTTGGGAGTGCTCCTTGGGGTCGCCGCGCTCCTGGCCGCGCGCGACGCCTCGGCGGACGCGGTGATTCGCCGCGCGCTTGTGATTGCCCACAACGGCAGCGATGACCCGTCCCTCCCCGCGCTGCGCTTCGCGGATGACGATGGCGTCCTGTGGGCAGAGACGCTGCAGCGGCTGGGGGTGGAGACCACGCTGCTGGTGGACCCGGACGAGGCGACTCGCGCCGAGGCCCGCCCCGTCCTCGCGGGCGCACGGCCGCCCACGCCGGACGAGGTGAAGCGCGAGGTGGCCCGGCTGCGCGCCGCGAGCCTCGCCGACGACGAGCTGGGCCGCGAGACGGACGTGATGGTCGTCTACGTGGGCCACGGCAACACGGATGACGTGGGCCGCGCGTACTTCACGCTCGCGGGAGGACGGCTGGACAAGGCCGCGCTCTACGCGGACGTGGTGGACCCGCTTGCCGCCGACTACGTGCACCTCATCGTCGATGCGTGCCGAGCCTCGGGCGTCGTGGGCAGCCGGGGCGGGCAGATGGACGCGGCGGTGGTGGCGGAGCTGCGCGGCATGCTCGCGCGTGAGCAGTTGGCCACCCGGCCCACCGTGGGCGCGGTCTTCGCGGAGAGCGATGACGGAGAGACCCACGAGTGGTCCCGCCTGCGCGCCGGGGTCTTCAGCCACGTGGCGCGCTCCGGAGTGCTGGGCGCCGCGGACATCAACGGCGACGGGCAGGTGGAGTACAGCGAGCTGGGGGCGTTCGTCTCCGCGTCGCTGCGCGGCGTGAAGGGGCTGCCCGCCCGACTGAGCGTCCACGCCTTCGCGCCCACGGGCTCGCCGCGACGCCCGCTGGTGGGGCCGGCGCCCGAGGGGCCCAGCCTGATGCTGTCCTCCCAGCAGGCCCTCTCGCGCGTCTCCGTGGAGGACACGGAGGGACGGCGACTGGCGGACGTGCGCCGCGCCGAGGACCAGTACGTGATGCTCCGCCTGCCGGAGCGTGACGCGTACTGGGTGCGCACGCCCACCAGCGAGGTGCGCATCCCTCGCGCCGCGCTGGCGGAGGGCATGCCGAAGCTCGAGCCGCGCGAGCTGCAAGAGCGTGGACCGGCGGAGGAGGCCCTGAGCCGCGGCCTGTTCGCCGTGCCGCTCGACAAGGATTTCTATGACCAGTACGTGGTCACCGCGGGGCTGGTGCCGGTGGACTTCACGCACGCGTTCCCGCCCGGGACGCTGGGGCCCGTGCCTTCGGGGGGCTTCTCGCGGACGAGTCTGGAGCCCTCTCCGTGGGAGCTGGGCCTGCAAGGGCACCAGGCGCCGCTGGGGGTGGGGCCCTTCGCCACGGGGCCCAGCATCTCCTACCGCCGCGAGGTCCTGTCCGCCTTCTACGTCGGCGCGCGCGGCAGCTACACGCTGACGCCGTGGGCCACCGACGGGCTCCGCACCTACCGCGCCACGGTGCAGGGCCTGTTCGGCGCGCGCGACCTGTTCCACACGCCGCTGTTCCTCGAAGCGGGGCTCGGCTGGGGCGCGCTGGGGGTGTCATTGCCCGGCAAGTACATGGGCGATTTGACGGTGCTGACGAGCCATGCGGCGCTGGGGGTGACGAGGACGGGGTTCGGCCTGAGGTGGCGGCTGGCCGCCACGGGCGCGATGGACCGGGTCACCCTGGATGGAGCCAACCGGTGGGATGGAATGCTGGGGATGGAGCTGTCCGCGACCACCTTCCGATGA